One stretch of Prionailurus viverrinus isolate Anna chromosome C1, UM_Priviv_1.0, whole genome shotgun sequence DNA includes these proteins:
- the LOC125172299 gene encoding LOW QUALITY PROTEIN: cytochrome P450 4A11-like (The sequence of the model RefSeq protein was modified relative to this genomic sequence to represent the inferred CDS: deleted 1 base in 1 codon; substituted 1 base at 1 genomic stop codon) → MSVSMLSLTRPLGSVSGLLQVVSLLGLALLLLKAAQLYLHSQWLLKVVQRFPSPPSHWLFGHIQEVGREEDLQCLRKWVEKFPCACPHWLWGTEVELVVYDPDYMKVILGRSDPKSHGFYRLLAPWPGYGLLLLNGQSWLKHWRRLTPAFHYDILKPYMGLMADSVRVMLDKWEDFIRQNSYVEIFEHVSLMTLDTIMKCAFSYQGSHQADRRSDQAEEGSAAGGGRAGEGQEKEALGLPGHPPICQKFPACQHLACPSGXLCFRDHLDQMPYTTMCIKEALRLYPPVPGIGRELSKPISFPDGRSLPKGFLLMLSFYCLHHNPKVWPNPEVFDPSQYAPGSARHSHAFLPFSGGSRNCIGKQFAMNKMKVAVALTLLRFELAPDPSRVPVPWPRIVLRSKNGIHLHLRKLSNPCADKDES, encoded by the exons ATGAGTGTCTCTATGCTGAGTCTCACCAGACCCCTGGGCAGTGTCTCTGGGCTCCTGCAAGTGGTCTCTCTGCTAGGCCTGGCTCTGCTGTTGCTCAAGGCAGCACAGCTCTACCTGCACAGTCAGTGGCTGCTCAAAGTGGTCCAGCGCTTCCCATCCCCTCCTTCCCACTGGCTCTTTGGGCACATCCAGGAGGTAGGAAGGG AAGAGGATCTGCAATGCCTACGGAAATGGGTAGAGAAATTCCCATGTGCTTGTCCTCACTGGCTGTGGGGAACAGAGGTGGAGCTTGTGGTCTATGACCCTGACTACATGAAAGTTATCCTGGGACGATCTG ACCCAAAGTCTCATGGCTTCTACAGACTCCTGGCTCCCTGG CCAGGGTATGGTTTGCTCCTGTTGAATGGACAGTCATGGTTGAAGCACTGGAGAAGGCTGACCCCAGCCTTCCACTATGACATCCTGAAGCCCTACATGGGTCTCATGGCTGACTCTGTCCGTGTGATGCT GGACAAATGGGAGGACTTCATCAGACAGAACTCATACGTGGAGATCTTTGAGCATGTCTCCTTAATGACCTTGGACACCATTATGAAGTGTGCCTTCAGCTACCAAGGCAGCCACCAAGCAGACAG ACGGAGTGATCAAGCTGAAGAAGGCTCAgctgcaggaggagggagagctggAGAAGGTCAGGAGAAAGAGGCACTTGGACTTCCTGGACATCCTCCGATTTGCCaaa AATTCCCTGCTTGCCAGCATCTTGCCTGTCCTTCAGGATAGCTTTGTTTCAGGGACCACCTAGACCAGATGCCCTACACCACCATGTGCATCAAGGAGGCACTGCGACTCTATCCGCCAGTTCCAGGCATTGGAAGAGAGCTCAGCAAGCCCATCAGCTTCCCTGATGGACGGTCCTTGCCCAAAG GATTcttactcatgctctctttttatTGCCTTCACCACAACCCAAAGGTGTGGCCAAACCCAGAG GTGTTTGACCCTTCACAGTATGCACCAGGTTCTGCTCGACACAGTCATGCTTTCCTGCCCTTCTCAGGAGGATCAAG GAACTGCATTGGGAAGCAGTTTGCCATGAACAAGATGAAGGTGGCGGTGGCCCTGACCCTGCTCCGCTTTGAGCTGGCGCCAGATCCTTCCAGGGTCCCTGTTCCCTGGCCAAGAATTGTGTTGAGGTCCAAGAATGGGATCCACCTGCATCTCAGGAAGCTG TCTAACCCCTGTGCAGACAAGGATGAGTCCTGA